One region of Caldimonas thermodepolymerans genomic DNA includes:
- a CDS encoding DUF1800 domain-containing protein codes for MRLADQASFGPTEALIEEIRTQGPARWIALQMSAPRSRYTSGGNGAVHQYTGSGSFCDGRGPNCWRDWSSSIPLVWDFYRNAVEKPDQLRQRVAFALQQIVVVSNLEVEGTYGLRNYHNMLLDEAFGNYRNVLRKVALSPVMGDYLDNVNNDKAAPNENFARELLQLFSIGTCQLNADGTLKGGSCQPTYDNETVRAYAYALTGWTYPPGGATPWGCWPRGTNCRYYEGDMVPVEAFHDTQPRTLLSGVSLPAGHTAPQALEAVLDSLMQHPNIAPFIGKQLIQHLVTSNPSPAYVQRVASAFASGRFQGFGNGQRGDLRATVAAILLDPEARNESPGNDFGRLREPAQVMAGVLRALNGRTDGDALGWWWGDTLRQHVFRAPSVFNFYPPDYPVPGTGLVGPAFGIHNANGALQRINYVNYLVNWGGSQPNGSVPDAIGTKVDLSPFDADAEDPARLVDRLSRLALGQALPPQARSQVINAVAAFNPTRDNSHLRNRVKTAAYLVFSAPQYHVIR; via the coding sequence GTGCGGCTGGCCGACCAGGCCAGCTTCGGGCCGACCGAGGCACTGATCGAGGAGATCCGCACCCAGGGCCCGGCGCGCTGGATCGCGCTGCAGATGTCCGCGCCCAGGTCGCGCTACACCAGCGGCGGCAACGGCGCGGTGCACCAGTACACCGGCTCGGGCAGCTTCTGCGACGGGCGGGGCCCCAACTGCTGGCGCGACTGGTCGTCCAGCATCCCGCTGGTGTGGGACTTCTACCGCAACGCGGTCGAGAAGCCGGACCAGCTGCGCCAGCGCGTGGCGTTCGCGCTGCAGCAGATCGTGGTGGTGTCGAACCTCGAGGTGGAAGGCACCTACGGGCTGCGCAACTACCACAACATGCTGCTCGACGAGGCGTTCGGCAACTACCGCAACGTGCTGCGCAAGGTGGCGCTGTCGCCGGTGATGGGCGACTACCTGGACAACGTCAACAACGACAAGGCCGCGCCGAACGAGAACTTCGCGCGCGAGCTGCTGCAGCTGTTCTCGATCGGCACCTGCCAGCTCAACGCCGACGGCACGCTCAAGGGCGGCAGCTGCCAGCCCACCTACGACAACGAGACGGTGCGCGCCTACGCCTACGCGCTGACCGGCTGGACCTACCCGCCCGGCGGCGCCACGCCTTGGGGCTGCTGGCCGCGCGGCACCAACTGCCGCTACTACGAGGGCGACATGGTGCCGGTGGAGGCGTTCCACGACACGCAGCCGCGCACGCTGCTGTCCGGCGTCTCGCTGCCGGCCGGGCACACTGCCCCGCAGGCGCTCGAGGCGGTGCTCGACAGCCTGATGCAGCACCCCAACATCGCGCCCTTCATCGGCAAGCAGCTGATCCAGCACCTGGTGACCAGCAACCCCTCGCCCGCCTACGTGCAGCGCGTGGCCAGCGCCTTCGCGAGCGGCCGCTTCCAGGGCTTCGGCAACGGCCAGCGCGGCGACCTGCGCGCCACGGTGGCGGCCATCCTGCTTGACCCTGAAGCACGCAACGAGTCGCCGGGCAACGACTTCGGGCGCCTGCGCGAGCCGGCGCAGGTGATGGCCGGCGTGCTGCGCGCGCTCAACGGCCGCACCGACGGCGACGCGCTCGGCTGGTGGTGGGGCGACACGCTGCGCCAGCACGTGTTCCGCGCCCCGTCGGTGTTCAACTTCTACCCGCCGGACTACCCCGTGCCGGGCACCGGGCTGGTCGGTCCGGCCTTCGGCATCCACAACGCCAACGGCGCCCTGCAGCGCATCAACTACGTGAACTACCTCGTCAACTGGGGCGGCTCGCAGCCCAACGGCAGCGTGCCCGACGCGATCGGCACCAAGGTGGACCTGTCGCCCTTCGATGCCGACGCGGAGGATCCGGCCCGGCTGGTCGACCGGCTCTCGCGGCTGGCGCTGGGCCAGGCGCTGCCGCCGCAGGCGCGCAGCCAGGTGATCAATGCGGTGGCGGCGTTCAACCCCACGCGCGACAACAGCCACCTGCGCAACCGCGTCAAGACCGCCGCCTACCTGGTGTTCAGCGCCCCGCAGTACCACGTGATCCGGTGA